One genomic window of Paeniglutamicibacter sp. Y32M11 includes the following:
- a CDS encoding amidohydrolase gives MSINVESLYRDLHSNPELSFQEHRTAALVLEHLTALGLEVHSGIGGTGVVGVLKNGSGPTVLLRADMDGLPVLEATGLDYASVAVGTDSDGQPVPVMHACGHDVHVTCLLGAVEKMVAEVATWSGTLIALFQPAEEAGGGAAAMVADGLYEKVPQPDVVLGQHVAPFPAGWLGLHAGVAMAAADSLSITLHGVGGHGSRPETTVDPVLLAAATTMRLQGIISRELASSDQAVLTVGQLHAGTKNNVIASEATLGLSLRTFDEGVRATVLGAIERVVNGEAAASGSPRQPVISMEEHFPITFNEPEASARVAAALSARFGAKNLIDPGPVSGSEDVGVLATAAKVPLVYWLLGGAAPELFADYATTGRMPENIPSNHSPYFAPLIRPTLDVGIDALVTAARAWLAN, from the coding sequence ATGAGCATTAACGTCGAAAGCCTATATCGAGACCTGCACTCCAACCCCGAGCTCTCCTTTCAGGAACATCGCACCGCAGCACTTGTTCTGGAGCACCTGACCGCGCTGGGACTAGAGGTTCACAGCGGCATTGGCGGCACCGGGGTGGTTGGTGTCCTGAAGAACGGGAGCGGGCCGACGGTCCTGCTGCGTGCCGACATGGACGGATTGCCGGTACTGGAGGCCACGGGCCTTGACTACGCCAGCGTTGCCGTCGGTACCGACTCAGATGGCCAGCCCGTCCCGGTGATGCATGCCTGCGGCCACGACGTCCATGTCACGTGTCTGCTTGGTGCCGTCGAAAAGATGGTGGCCGAGGTCGCGACCTGGTCCGGGACGTTGATAGCGCTTTTCCAGCCTGCCGAGGAAGCCGGCGGTGGAGCTGCGGCGATGGTGGCGGACGGGCTCTATGAGAAGGTGCCGCAACCGGATGTGGTCCTGGGCCAACATGTTGCGCCTTTCCCCGCCGGTTGGCTGGGCCTGCATGCCGGTGTTGCCATGGCGGCAGCCGATTCGCTGAGCATCACACTGCACGGTGTTGGTGGCCACGGTTCGCGTCCCGAAACCACCGTCGACCCGGTGCTTTTAGCCGCTGCCACCACGATGCGGCTGCAGGGCATCATTTCACGGGAACTTGCGTCAAGTGATCAGGCAGTGCTGACGGTGGGTCAGCTTCATGCCGGCACCAAGAACAACGTCATTGCCTCCGAAGCTACCCTCGGCTTGAGCCTGCGCACCTTCGATGAGGGCGTGCGAGCCACGGTTCTAGGAGCCATCGAACGAGTCGTCAACGGCGAAGCCGCGGCATCGGGATCACCGCGTCAACCGGTGATCAGCATGGAAGAACATTTCCCCATCACGTTTAATGAGCCCGAGGCCTCTGCACGAGTGGCAGCGGCACTCAGTGCACGCTTCGGCGCCAAGAATCTTATTGACCCCGGACCGGTCTCGGGCAGTGAGGATGTGGGGGTACTGGCCACGGCGGCTAAGGTTCCACTGGTGTACTGGTTATTGGGTGGAGCTGCCCCGGAATTGTTCGCGGACTATGCCACGACCGGGCGGATGCCGGAGAACATTCCCTCTAATCACTCGCCGTATTTTGCCCCGCTGATCCGGCCGACGTTGGACGTCGGTATCGATGCGTTGGTTACCGCGGCACGTGCTTGGCTGGCCAATTAG
- a CDS encoding MFS transporter translates to MTAAARHPGYSLLAILLVAVGIGPLLTYGLSSVSELVITELAISEAQFGLIATVCFGAGAIGNAVFGRFTDRQPDSRLLVLVFALASMALLLAMIPGGYVLLLVASGCAGLAQSFPNGVTNRILAQRVPAERRIGWIGIKQSGVQVSQLVASLGFPALAAWIGWRGASGVGAVFAILLGVIAVRVLSAVPLLPPTPITVDSAASGSPTAAPTSIRFTIWALAAFGFINGMGVQATNIYLSLYAVRELNFSLVLGGAAAAVAGAIGVAARVGWGRMMSRGMAAPPLLLLLATLALAGAGVFLAAGATHSAVLLWLAVAMHGASALGVSVVLMAAVVRGVPSSSMGMASGMVSAGQFGGFTVGPLVMGTLVGSPGGFALGWTVVAGIYLLSVMLGLYLVLRRRRRIRAA, encoded by the coding sequence ATGACGGCAGCTGCTCGGCACCCCGGATATTCCCTGCTGGCCATTTTGCTGGTGGCAGTCGGCATCGGTCCCCTGCTGACCTACGGATTGAGCTCCGTGAGTGAACTGGTCATCACCGAGCTGGCCATTAGCGAGGCCCAATTTGGCCTCATTGCCACCGTCTGCTTCGGCGCCGGAGCCATTGGCAACGCAGTGTTCGGCCGCTTCACCGACAGGCAGCCCGATTCGCGTCTGCTGGTCCTGGTCTTTGCCCTAGCTAGCATGGCCCTACTCCTGGCAATGATTCCCGGCGGCTACGTATTGCTGCTGGTGGCCTCCGGCTGTGCCGGGCTTGCCCAGTCCTTTCCCAATGGGGTGACCAATCGGATCTTGGCCCAACGGGTGCCGGCTGAGCGAAGGATTGGCTGGATTGGGATCAAACAATCCGGGGTGCAGGTGAGCCAGTTGGTCGCCTCCCTGGGTTTCCCGGCGCTGGCGGCCTGGATCGGCTGGCGCGGAGCCAGTGGAGTGGGCGCAGTCTTCGCGATACTGCTGGGTGTGATCGCGGTGCGAGTACTCAGTGCCGTCCCGCTGCTGCCGCCAACACCCATCACAGTAGATTCGGCAGCCTCGGGGTCACCAACAGCTGCCCCCACCAGCATCAGGTTCACCATCTGGGCGCTGGCAGCCTTCGGCTTCATCAACGGCATGGGTGTACAAGCCACGAACATCTATCTCTCGCTCTATGCGGTGCGTGAACTGAACTTCTCCCTGGTACTCGGTGGTGCGGCCGCTGCGGTGGCCGGTGCCATCGGCGTGGCGGCACGCGTGGGCTGGGGTCGAATGATGTCCCGCGGCATGGCTGCCCCGCCGCTGTTATTACTGCTGGCCACCCTGGCGCTCGCCGGGGCCGGAGTTTTCTTGGCCGCCGGCGCTACCCATTCCGCTGTGCTCTTGTGGCTGGCGGTGGCCATGCACGGCGCTTCGGCACTGGGAGTTTCGGTGGTGCTGATGGCCGCGGTGGTGCGCGGCGTACCTTCTTCGTCGATGGGCATGGCTTCGGGGATGGTGTCCGCCGGTCAATTCGGCGGATTTACCGTTGGCCCGTTGGTCATGGGGACGCTAGTTGGCTCACCCGGCGGCTTCGCACTGGGCTGGACGGTCGTTGCGGGCATCTACCTGCTCAGCGTGATGCTGGGTCTCTACCTCGTGTTGCGCCGACGTCGACGCATCCGGGCGGCCTGA
- a CDS encoding helix-turn-helix domain-containing protein, whose product MTQEVTMDTVIRQRIKGLRLAKGWSLDALAARCYLSASTLSRIETGHRRIALDQLVPLAKALGTTLDQLVEPTADEDVVIRPEPEHQSGITTWLLSREHSHDGRAVAKMRITQERSVQDRELSVHPGREWFTVLTGTVSLLLGERTILVHEGQAAEFSTMVPHRIGAHRGPVEILTIFDREGERAHLPGSHATALEQ is encoded by the coding sequence ATGACGCAAGAAGTAACCATGGATACGGTAATTCGGCAGCGCATCAAGGGACTTCGGCTGGCCAAAGGGTGGTCCCTCGACGCCTTGGCGGCGCGTTGCTATCTGAGTGCCTCCACGTTGAGCCGGATCGAGACGGGCCACCGCAGGATTGCCTTGGACCAACTCGTTCCGCTGGCCAAAGCCTTAGGCACCACACTTGACCAACTCGTGGAACCAACAGCGGACGAGGACGTGGTGATTCGACCCGAACCCGAACACCAATCGGGCATCACCACCTGGCTGCTCTCGCGTGAACATTCTCATGACGGCAGGGCCGTGGCAAAGATGCGTATCACGCAGGAGCGATCGGTTCAGGACCGTGAACTGAGTGTTCACCCCGGTCGCGAGTGGTTTACCGTGCTGACGGGAACCGTGTCACTGCTGCTGGGCGAACGCACCATTTTGGTACACGAGGGTCAAGCTGCCGAGTTTTCAACGATGGTCCCGCACCGCATTGGCGCACATCGAGGGCCAGTGGAGATCTTAACGATTTTTGACCGTGAGGGAGAACGTGCGCACTTACCCGGTAGTCACGCAACGGCCCTCGAGCAGTAA
- a CDS encoding trans-aconitate 2-methyltransferase: MTSHHTHQHQHQHQHQHQHTPSNHQTHQTHQTHQHSDDAAMAEMLDRDAQALKGHLQEILEWIKTLAGTPERILDVGAGTGTGTFALAHTFPEAKVTALDISEYMLDRLAASATHHGLAGRVTTRQADLDESWPALGELDLIWAASSMHHMSDASRTFSDIYQSLAPDGLLVVVEMDSLPRYLPDDLGWGVPGLEQRCHDVAAAWGWNAHPDWRPALEQAGFTVAEQQTFSYEQSENQQLIADAARSFLSRTRESLNDHLSAEDLSTVDQLLDERAPHSLSKRTDLLMRGSRTVWVARRK; encoded by the coding sequence ATGACTTCACACCACACACACCAGCACCAGCACCAGCACCAGCACCAGCACCAGCACACACCCTCGAACCACCAGACGCACCAGACGCACCAGACGCACCAGCATTCAGACGACGCAGCGATGGCGGAAATGCTCGATCGTGATGCTCAGGCACTCAAGGGGCATCTGCAGGAAATCCTTGAGTGGATCAAAACCCTAGCCGGCACTCCCGAACGAATATTAGATGTTGGCGCTGGCACCGGAACAGGGACATTTGCTCTGGCACATACCTTCCCGGAGGCCAAGGTCACGGCGTTGGATATCTCCGAATACATGCTCGACCGTTTGGCCGCCTCGGCGACTCATCACGGGCTGGCGGGTCGAGTCACCACACGGCAAGCAGATCTTGACGAATCTTGGCCAGCCCTCGGCGAGCTGGATTTGATCTGGGCGGCATCTTCTATGCACCACATGTCGGATGCTTCTCGGACCTTTAGTGACATCTACCAGAGCTTGGCTCCCGATGGTCTATTGGTGGTCGTTGAAATGGATAGCCTGCCACGCTACCTGCCCGACGATCTCGGGTGGGGTGTCCCAGGTCTTGAGCAGCGCTGCCACGATGTAGCAGCGGCGTGGGGTTGGAATGCGCACCCTGACTGGCGCCCAGCCCTCGAACAGGCCGGATTCACCGTGGCCGAGCAGCAAACATTCAGCTACGAACAATCGGAAAATCAGCAGCTGATCGCAGACGCCGCCCGGTCCTTCCTGTCACGCACGCGGGAGTCCCTTAATGATCACCTCTCCGCGGAAGATCTCAGCACAGTGGATCAATTATTGGATGAGCGCGCACCGCACTCACTGAGCAAGCGCACCGACCTGCTGATGCGTGGCAGCCGAACGGTCTGGGTAGCACGACGGAAATAG
- a CDS encoding cysteine hydrolase family protein, producing MSTFTDRSNTALLVIDAQTDVLADGYLRDETIGNIQLLVTRARELSVPVIWVQHSDDELVLNSEGWKIVPELSPAESEEIINKLYGDAFEATALESVLSKNGVGRLVLSGAQSDACIRSTAHGAFTRGYDVTLVSDAHTTSDMTEWGAPPPEMAISHINLYWQFQGAPGRTASVSSVAETDFGA from the coding sequence GTGAGCACCTTTACCGACCGATCCAATACCGCGCTTTTGGTCATCGATGCGCAGACGGACGTGCTCGCCGACGGCTACCTCCGCGATGAGACCATCGGCAACATCCAGCTGCTGGTGACCCGGGCCCGAGAGTTGAGCGTGCCGGTCATTTGGGTGCAGCACTCGGATGACGAACTCGTGCTCAACAGTGAAGGCTGGAAGATTGTCCCCGAGCTGTCGCCGGCGGAGTCCGAAGAAATCATCAACAAGTTGTACGGTGACGCCTTTGAAGCCACTGCTCTCGAATCGGTGCTGTCAAAAAATGGTGTGGGCAGGCTGGTCTTGAGCGGCGCACAGTCCGATGCCTGCATCCGATCCACAGCCCATGGAGCGTTCACGCGCGGGTACGACGTCACCCTGGTTTCCGATGCGCACACCACCAGCGATATGACCGAATGGGGCGCTCCGCCTCCGGAGATGGCTATCTCGCACATTAATCTGTACTGGCAATTTCAGGGTGCACCCGGTCGCACTGCCAGCGTTTCCAGTGTCGCGGAGACTGACTTCGGGGCCTAG
- a CDS encoding thermonuclease family protein, translating into MLAQSKTAFGAQGRLVTIAASVLAFGLIATGCTQTPSQAKDSDQVHTIVRVIDGGTVLANVSGIETTIRLSNVDTPAPAAKKQPAECLGAEAAAFTKTLLAPGDVIKLEYDVNRLNPSGQTLAGVYKGGKLVNAQIAAGGYGVAVTYEPNDRFYDSVNKAEQTAKKASKGLYGKDAKCTVASRVADAVAQLNALDPKIPSSYSEVEKALEKVNKVIDEAKAKAVELRLLDSTGDIVSRAIWDGRKSTDEPVITAAVKRATDIADNLSAKQASIIRAQKAAEARAKAAAEAAAEAREEAREKAKAKAKAEAAAEKKADEAKAKAEAKAKAEAEAKKKAEEAKKKAEEAKKKAALEKKKAAEALKKKAEELKKEQG; encoded by the coding sequence TTGCTCGCGCAATCAAAAACGGCCTTTGGGGCTCAGGGTCGACTGGTCACGATAGCTGCCAGCGTGCTCGCCTTCGGCCTCATTGCCACGGGTTGTACGCAGACTCCATCACAGGCGAAGGACTCGGATCAGGTCCATACGATTGTCCGTGTCATCGACGGTGGCACCGTCTTGGCCAACGTATCCGGCATAGAAACCACCATTAGACTTTCGAACGTCGACACACCCGCTCCGGCGGCAAAGAAGCAGCCGGCCGAGTGCCTCGGTGCCGAGGCTGCGGCGTTTACCAAGACCCTGCTCGCCCCCGGGGACGTTATTAAACTTGAGTATGACGTGAACCGGCTGAACCCATCAGGGCAAACACTCGCCGGAGTTTACAAGGGCGGGAAACTTGTTAACGCCCAGATTGCCGCCGGGGGCTACGGCGTGGCCGTCACCTATGAACCCAACGACCGATTCTACGATTCGGTCAACAAAGCAGAACAGACTGCTAAAAAGGCCTCCAAGGGACTGTACGGCAAGGACGCAAAGTGCACCGTCGCCTCCCGCGTTGCCGATGCGGTGGCCCAGCTGAATGCCTTGGACCCAAAGATCCCATCATCATATTCCGAGGTTGAGAAGGCCTTGGAAAAAGTGAACAAGGTTATCGATGAGGCCAAGGCCAAAGCCGTTGAACTGCGCTTGCTTGATTCCACGGGAGACATCGTTAGCAGGGCCATTTGGGACGGTCGAAAGTCCACCGACGAGCCAGTGATCACCGCGGCAGTCAAGCGAGCCACGGACATCGCGGACAACCTCTCGGCAAAACAGGCCTCGATCATTCGGGCCCAGAAGGCCGCAGAAGCTCGGGCCAAAGCGGCAGCAGAAGCGGCCGCGGAGGCTCGAGAAGAAGCGCGGGAGAAGGCGAAGGCCAAAGCCAAGGCGGAAGCCGCTGCGGAAAAGAAGGCGGACGAAGCCAAGGCTAAGGCGGAAGCAAAAGCTAAGGCCGAGGCCGAGGCAAAGAAGAAGGCCGAAGAAGCCAAGAAAAAGGCTGAAGAGGCTAAAAAGAAGGCCGCGCTGGAGAAGAAGAAAGCCGCCGAGGCTCTCAAAAAGAAGGCCGAAGAACTGAAGAAAGAGCAAGGCTAA
- a CDS encoding thermonuclease family protein, whose translation MGFRSERVSVGRLGTMMLGLAVVSLGATACTQAAPPAADGSAAEATIIRVIDGDTVVATVSGKETTVRLLNIDTPETKAPNRPVQCLGNEATTFTESMLRPGDKVTLEYDVTRLDQYGRTLAGVYKDKSLVNADIAAAGLGVAVLFEPNDRFYAEVLAAQEEAEGNNAGLFAKNIECTVPALADTVVEGLSELSDTVPATAADVDSSLAVVTAAIAVGKAKTKTLRALADSSDVAASVVWAVKKGSYTALINSGMERATRIKTKLVAKQAALVQAKKDKAAEAARAKAKAEAKAEAKAQAQAEAERTAVVKAAAEREAAAQRAAEREAAAARAAERRRQAAPPTTYRAPVKEQKDSGGGSYPGYTGPRCYAPGGQSWKPCK comes from the coding sequence GTGGGGTTTCGTTCGGAGCGTGTATCCGTGGGCCGCCTCGGGACGATGATGCTAGGTCTAGCCGTCGTATCTCTGGGAGCAACGGCCTGTACCCAAGCGGCGCCGCCTGCGGCCGACGGAAGCGCTGCCGAAGCCACGATCATCCGAGTCATTGACGGCGATACGGTCGTGGCCACTGTGTCGGGAAAAGAAACCACGGTTCGTCTCCTGAATATCGATACTCCCGAAACCAAGGCGCCAAATCGGCCCGTGCAATGCCTAGGCAACGAGGCAACCACCTTCACGGAGTCGATGCTCCGGCCCGGTGACAAGGTGACCCTCGAGTACGACGTCACCCGTCTGGATCAGTATGGGCGCACGCTTGCCGGCGTATATAAGGATAAGAGTTTGGTAAATGCCGACATCGCCGCGGCCGGGCTCGGCGTGGCGGTGCTTTTTGAACCCAACGATCGTTTCTACGCAGAGGTGCTGGCTGCCCAAGAAGAGGCTGAAGGAAACAATGCGGGTCTTTTTGCAAAGAACATTGAGTGCACGGTTCCGGCCTTGGCGGACACGGTGGTGGAAGGTCTGAGTGAACTCTCCGACACCGTCCCCGCAACCGCAGCAGATGTTGACTCGTCGCTCGCCGTTGTTACTGCCGCCATCGCGGTGGGCAAGGCCAAGACTAAGACACTGCGGGCACTCGCGGATTCTTCTGACGTGGCTGCCTCAGTCGTCTGGGCGGTGAAGAAGGGCAGCTATACCGCGTTGATCAATTCCGGTATGGAGCGAGCCACAAGAATTAAAACGAAACTCGTGGCCAAGCAAGCGGCGCTCGTCCAGGCCAAAAAGGACAAGGCGGCGGAGGCCGCTCGGGCCAAGGCCAAGGCCGAAGCCAAGGCCGAAGCAAAGGCCCAAGCCCAAGCGGAAGCCGAACGCACCGCGGTGGTGAAAGCCGCAGCTGAGCGCGAGGCAGCAGCTCAGCGGGCAGCCGAGCGCGAAGCCGCGGCGGCACGTGCGGCCGAACGTCGTCGTCAGGCGGCGCCACCGACGACGTACCGAGCGCCGGTGAAGGAACAGAAGGACAGTGGTGGTGGTTCATATCCTGGATATACCGGACCACGTTGTTATGCACCCGGCGGCCAAAGCTGGAAGCCGTGCAAATAA
- a CDS encoding organic hydroperoxide resistance protein: MNTLYTAEALSTGQGREGRVFTSDGTLDVAMTPPKELGGSGNGTNPEQLFAAGFAACFHSALQLVARTQKVKVENSTVGGRVHFGQLETGGYQLAVELEVIIPDMPHEQAQALADAAHQVCPYSNATRGNIEVTVLVSDD; the protein is encoded by the coding sequence ATGAACACCCTGTACACCGCCGAAGCACTCTCCACCGGCCAGGGACGTGAAGGACGCGTCTTTACCTCCGATGGCACCCTCGACGTGGCGATGACTCCACCGAAGGAATTGGGTGGCTCCGGGAACGGCACGAATCCCGAGCAGCTCTTTGCCGCAGGCTTTGCTGCCTGCTTCCATTCGGCACTGCAGCTCGTTGCCCGAACTCAAAAGGTCAAGGTCGAGAACTCCACCGTCGGCGGCCGCGTGCACTTCGGACAACTAGAAACCGGTGGCTACCAGCTGGCCGTTGAGCTCGAGGTCATCATCCCCGACATGCCCCACGAACAGGCTCAGGCCCTCGCCGATGCGGCACACCAGGTCTGCCCCTACTCAAATGCGACCCGTGGCAACATCGAGGTAACTGTCCTTGTCTCCGATGACTAA
- a CDS encoding MarR family winged helix-turn-helix transcriptional regulator, translating into MSVVDEMVCFSLYSATRATTRAYSELLAPWDLTYPQYLVLVVLWREGSKSVHELGEMLQLDSGTLSPLLRRMESKDLVVRTRETKDQRIVTIAATAHAAQMREELGHVPALIARCFGLPDLAAARELIATLQQLTTTMRNGIPVAD; encoded by the coding sequence ATGTCAGTTGTCGATGAAATGGTCTGCTTTTCCCTCTACTCCGCCACGCGCGCCACTACCAGGGCCTACTCCGAGCTTCTTGCCCCGTGGGATCTGACCTATCCGCAATATCTGGTGTTGGTAGTGCTCTGGCGCGAGGGTTCTAAGTCGGTGCATGAACTGGGGGAGATGCTTCAACTTGATTCCGGGACCCTCTCGCCACTTCTGCGGCGAATGGAATCCAAGGATCTGGTCGTGCGCACCCGCGAGACAAAGGATCAGCGGATCGTCACTATCGCCGCCACCGCCCACGCCGCCCAAATGCGTGAAGAGCTCGGACATGTCCCGGCTCTCATAGCGCGGTGCTTTGGGCTGCCGGATTTGGCAGCTGCCCGCGAGCTGATCGCCACACTTCAGCAACTGACCACGACCATGCGCAACGGCATACCCGTCGCGGACTGA
- a CDS encoding SDR family oxidoreductase, with protein sequence MSQSIGTLAGSTVLITGAAMGMGRMYAELAVRDHASHVILWDINAEQLEKAAAELSGQGSEIHTQVVDVGRFESIEAAAKQVRSGAGEPDVLINNAGIVRGKYFWEHDQRTDIAATMNINALALMHITREFLPAMISRGRTSRIVNVASAAGLLSNPRMSVYSSSKWAVIGWSDSLRLELEQAGHRHIKVTTFCPSYIKTGMFEGARGPLLTPLLEPKAVTDRVWQAMKDGQPMLMMPWTVKLSTALRGVLPLAAWDVVAGRVFGVYKSMEHFTGRR encoded by the coding sequence ATGAGCCAAAGCATCGGAACCCTGGCCGGATCAACGGTGTTGATCACCGGAGCGGCCATGGGCATGGGCCGGATGTATGCCGAGCTCGCGGTGCGTGATCACGCCAGCCATGTCATTCTCTGGGACATTAATGCCGAGCAGCTCGAGAAAGCCGCGGCTGAGCTGAGCGGTCAGGGCAGCGAAATTCACACACAGGTGGTCGACGTGGGTCGGTTCGAATCCATTGAGGCCGCCGCCAAACAGGTGCGCAGTGGCGCCGGGGAGCCGGACGTGTTGATCAACAATGCGGGGATTGTGCGCGGTAAGTACTTCTGGGAACACGACCAGCGCACCGATATTGCTGCCACCATGAATATCAATGCGCTTGCGCTGATGCACATCACTCGCGAATTCCTTCCTGCCATGATCTCTCGTGGGCGCACCTCGCGGATCGTGAATGTCGCGTCGGCCGCGGGACTGCTTTCGAACCCAAGGATGAGCGTGTATTCCTCGTCCAAATGGGCGGTCATCGGGTGGAGCGACTCGTTGCGTCTGGAGTTGGAACAGGCGGGGCATCGACACATCAAGGTGACGACTTTCTGTCCCTCGTATATCAAGACCGGAATGTTCGAAGGAGCGCGTGGTCCACTATTAACGCCTTTGCTTGAGCCGAAAGCCGTGACCGACCGGGTGTGGCAGGCCATGAAGGATGGTCAGCCCATGCTGATGATGCCCTGGACGGTGAAACTGAGCACCGCGTTGCGCGGTGTGTTGCCGCTTGCCGCCTGGGACGTGGTGGCGGGGCGGGTCTTCGGGGTTTATAAGTCCATGGAGCACTTCACCGGGCGCCGCTAA
- a CDS encoding FAD-binding oxidoreductase, with protein sequence MVTQNTEEIPRSVWYGWGDPSRARPLSEGALEYLRTTLRLRSVDPSHPPVDFAEVHLGEVSLDGETLEELRELLGDAHVSTDRTERLLHSGGKSTPDLLRIRAGDARQAPDAVLFPGSEQDVRWILELCVRRRLAVVTFGGGTSVVGGVEPLRGQLEGVLALDMRRMDRLLHFDVLSCTATFEAGIRGPAIEAVLEPLGFTLGHFPQSHQEATLGGYLATRSAGQASTGYGRSDDVVKSAHVETPVGPLDVGSLAPGTAAGPKLLDVILGSEGTLGLITSATVVVQPLPQHKRHGAWSFPSFAAGAEALRKMRQEGVRGDMPHVCRLSDTDETAATFKLGGTKTAVLATYLGLRSQQRPALALFLWEGEARETAARKRRSARILRAAGGIPLGPMPALAWERGRFSGPYLRDELLTRGVFVETLETAATWSQLQSTYTAVRGAILDALAASGGSGYVQTHISHVYPDGASLYFTYLGGLERDGLEQNARVKKAASAAIVAAGATITHHNGVGIDHAPYMSSEIGTLGLEMLRRIKESLDPTGIMNPGKLIPAATAEAPATGEASIASPLKEKP encoded by the coding sequence ATGGTGACGCAGAACACAGAGGAGATTCCCCGCTCGGTTTGGTACGGCTGGGGTGACCCCTCCCGAGCCCGGCCGCTGTCCGAAGGTGCCCTCGAATACCTGCGCACGACCCTGAGACTTCGCAGTGTGGATCCGTCCCATCCGCCCGTTGACTTCGCTGAAGTACACCTTGGCGAGGTTTCCCTTGATGGTGAAACACTGGAGGAACTGCGCGAGCTCCTCGGGGACGCTCACGTCTCCACCGACCGTACCGAACGCCTACTCCACTCGGGCGGCAAGAGCACCCCGGACCTGCTGCGCATCCGCGCCGGGGACGCTCGGCAGGCGCCCGACGCGGTGCTCTTCCCCGGCAGTGAGCAGGATGTGAGGTGGATTCTGGAATTGTGCGTTCGGCGGCGTCTGGCCGTGGTCACTTTTGGTGGCGGTACCTCCGTGGTCGGGGGAGTGGAACCCCTGCGCGGGCAGCTCGAGGGCGTGCTCGCGCTGGATATGCGGCGCATGGACAGGCTTTTGCACTTCGATGTGCTCTCGTGCACCGCCACCTTTGAGGCGGGCATCCGGGGACCGGCGATCGAAGCAGTACTGGAACCGCTGGGTTTCACGCTTGGTCACTTCCCACAAAGCCACCAGGAAGCGACCCTGGGTGGCTACCTGGCAACACGTTCGGCCGGACAAGCCTCCACCGGCTACGGCCGCTCCGATGATGTGGTCAAGTCCGCGCATGTAGAAACCCCGGTGGGTCCGCTCGACGTTGGCTCGTTGGCCCCCGGAACCGCGGCCGGGCCGAAGTTGCTGGATGTGATCCTGGGATCCGAGGGCACTCTTGGCTTGATCACCTCCGCCACCGTAGTCGTTCAACCGTTGCCCCAACATAAGCGTCACGGCGCGTGGTCTTTCCCGTCGTTTGCCGCCGGAGCCGAGGCCCTGCGAAAAATGCGCCAGGAGGGTGTCCGCGGGGACATGCCCCATGTCTGCCGGCTCAGCGATACCGACGAGACCGCAGCCACCTTCAAGCTCGGCGGAACCAAGACCGCGGTTCTGGCCACGTACCTCGGGCTGCGCTCTCAGCAAAGGCCCGCCCTGGCCCTCTTTCTCTGGGAGGGAGAAGCTCGCGAAACGGCCGCTCGCAAGCGGCGCAGCGCGAGGATCCTGCGCGCTGCCGGCGGGATCCCGCTCGGCCCCATGCCGGCGCTGGCCTGGGAACGCGGGCGCTTTTCCGGACCTTATCTGCGTGATGAATTGCTCACGCGCGGCGTGTTCGTTGAGACCCTAGAAACCGCCGCCACGTGGAGTCAACTCCAGAGCACCTACACCGCGGTGCGCGGCGCGATCCTGGACGCCCTGGCGGCCAGCGGCGGTTCCGGATACGTGCAGACCCACATTTCCCACGTCTACCCCGACGGTGCCTCGCTCTATTTCACCTACCTCGGTGGCCTGGAGCGCGATGGGCTGGAACAAAATGCCCGCGTCAAGAAGGCGGCCTCCGCGGCCATCGTTGCGGCCGGGGCCACCATCACCCATCATAACGGGGTGGGCATCGACCATGCCCCCTACATGAGCTCAGAAATCGGCACCCTGGGACTTGAGATGTTAAGACGGATCAAGGAAAGTCTTGATCCGACGGGCATCATGAATCCCGGAAAGCTCATCCCCGCAGCTACGGCCGAGGCACCCGCCACCGGGGAAGCTTCCATTGCATCACCACTAAAGGAGAAACCATGA